The sequence AGTTTCAGTATAATATGGATTAATTCTAATTCTACTTATGACAAAAAGTTTCTTCAACAGAACCCATGATACACAACACAGAtgcaatcaaaatcaaaaattcGATTTTGGTTTTCGAGTCAGAGAGTGCAAAACCCATAACCCATAAGcacaaaataagaaacaaactCAGAAATGAAAAGAGTTAAAACATACCATTTCCTGCTCTCAATGATCTTTTGACGACCAGGGAACTTGAACTTGGCACGGCGGAGAGCCTCATGAGCATGGTTCTTGTTGCTATCTTTGCAACGAACAGAGAGAAGCACCTGACCAATATCAACCCTAGCGCAAGTACCCAGGGGCTTCCCAAAAGCACCTCTCATACCAGTCTGAAGCCTATCGGCTCCGGCACAAGAAAGCATTTTGTTGATCCTGAGAACATGGAAGGGATGAACCCTAACTCGCAAATGAAAGGTGTCCTTTCCGGCAAACTTGGCCATGTACTTGTTGCAGGCGATACGAGCGGCCTCGAGAGCTTCGCTGGAAACATTTTCTTTCTCCCAAGAAACGAGGTGGATGCAGAAGGGAAACTCATCCAcgcccttcttcttcataccCACATCGTAGATTCGGATCTTAGGGTCCGGAACACCACGGCAGAAACGGGATTTCGGGTAGGGTTTGTTCTTGATCTGGCGATAGCACCTGGCTGGCCTTCGTCCCATGGCGACTGATTTTGGCTGCCCAAACCCTAATTCTCGAAATGAAGAGGGTGGAAGATTGAGAAGAAGCGTTTGTGATTTATATATGTAGTCCGATTTTCTGAAGCCCTAAGGCGATTGTCATCTGTCGGCTTCTGCGTATGGGCTTACGTCATGTGCCCATGGGTCGGCTGGTCCATGGACTTGGCCCAAATCAGTGTTTTGGGTTGCTTCTTGGACCCGACTCATGCTATCTAGGACTTTAatttaacccaaaaacaaTGCATACGTTTCGGGTCAAACTTTACCATCTTCCAATTCGTCATGGTGGGCCATACCTTTTCTGCACCACGAAAATGCCATCAAACACACCTTAGATTGTAAAGGGTTTATAGCTTAAGTAGTGAAGAGCAGTAATCTATGCACATGACACGAAGTCTTGTGTTCGAATCCTCTTCttctatacttttaaaatattatatttatagaacatagccgcacggctagacctttaaaatattctatttttagAATATAGCCGGCAGCTTTTAAAAcattctatttatagagtatagTCGCGCGACTATATTCCTTAAATATAtgacacaataataaaaatatgaatttctcTATAGGCTTGTCTTTTTAGGTGCCCTTTATGAAAATCCCACATCGAAAATCCATACTCCAGGTatttataaacaaagcattatgATTGTTTGGTAAGTGTAGTTAACATTGGAGAGTTGGGCTAATGGGTATGGCTATAGGCTCGGCTTCGAATTTGgctttgattaattaggagtgGTCTAATACGGCAAATTTCGccaggatatatatatatctatcgACGACATTTCATTGGgagaagtttttaaaaaaataaataaatatgagcTTAGTATGTTTAGgtgaattaatttttttttaatttttaattttagtaattaattaatattatggctttatttaattagttaaattagtaattattttaCTTATTCTTCTTTAGTACATAATtcgtattaaatattttaattaacttcatgaattatattactttataaatagaaattaaaattttctattttttgtttaaaaaaatatgtaaataataattattcattaagtaaataataactaaaacataactactaattaaagtaattaaaaaagagaaatccaTATTATGCTAAttaaagggtatagccgcacggctataccattaagatattatattttagagtatagccgcacggctatacctttAAGATATTCTATCTTTGGGGTATCACCGTGCAGGTGCGGCTAtacaatttataaattttttaaaaaaagacgCGCCTGACGTCTAGCTCCAGCTTCGCAACatgtcaaaaataatataactgCCCagatatactatttttttaaaatcgtaAAATCATAGTATAACCGCCCGAGTATAccctttttataataaaaaatttgagtaTAGCCACatagctatactatttattaagaatttaaaaaaaaatttataaaaaaccCTCATAGTGCCCGCTTTGCCATGtgtcaaaaatagtataactgcgcggctatactatttttttcaCAGTAAAAAACCGAAGTATAGCCTTGTGGCTATACTccttctaaaaataaaaac comes from Prunus dulcis chromosome 6, ALMONDv2, whole genome shotgun sequence and encodes:
- the LOC117629964 gene encoding 60S ribosomal protein L10-like, whose protein sequence is MGRRPARCYRQIKNKPYPKSRFCRGVPDPKIRIYDVGMKKKGVDEFPFCIHLVSWEKENVSSEALEAARIACNKYMAKFAGKDTFHLRVRVHPFHVLRINKMLSCAGADRLQTGMRGAFGKPLGTCARVDIGQVLLSVRCKDSNKNHAHEALRRAKFKFPGRQKIIESRKWGFTKFSRADYVRLKAEHRIVPDGVNAKLLGCHGSLALRRPGGAFIDAAVN